One region of Seriola aureovittata isolate HTS-2021-v1 ecotype China chromosome 15, ASM2101889v1, whole genome shotgun sequence genomic DNA includes:
- the LOC130183045 gene encoding V-set and immunoglobulin domain-containing protein 10-like 2 isoform X2, with amino-acid sequence MVAQLLGLAFLLLPFLPTSLVTFTTYAVQINHNGEVVYQDTSVYGVVGKAVILECGTTLPDMYIWSFTKPGTEAIKAVVYDLGRGPRIQKLAETLGQLKIISNSAAVSIEKLPPAAQGLFTCQAFYDIEREPKVYYYYVHLTVRVPVSKPYLLMSDASPVEGSTMWMRCNLENGTGPIQYVWQHETRSGNISVFAQGNTSAINVTDVNRNHTGWYRCVATNPVNSESSNRLWLDTIFGPDIPQIDVTPYSMTERGYSALERETVSLLCQAQSNPASQYVWFYNNSQVYTGPQFTITKILRMHTGDYACLAQNTYLNTRSKKTISLTVYYPPDGPPSCSVQPALNHTSLRLLCSWPGGFPSASLRWTGDLKGLGQEEADTGQQTNPLSNTAILLPSEGLKSNNSLFTCMGSHPALKQSTECSTRTYVPPALPVCFAYVTNNRQYLMLSCSWDGGAPKALVWWEGPGGQGKGGQENSNILILRYGTARSGKPYTCHAKHPLLVQTETCRLTLEAPVLLTQRRVVSVYEGTDVQLTCNLRANYLPVSEITWFNNQGVDIQDTLKYTLLRTSAWANLTVRDTDETQDSGEYRCTTSNAVGGTEINVTLVVKRHPMPPNATLIKVMYNSRQRNEVELEWQVQNEEQGGWTGFILEHRLVSERPGRRGSSNGSKEEMEERIGPQVWYRNIIQDPEVRSHTVGRLTPTVTYQFRITPINHRTIGHSSAPKTPAEPRYNMYPAVIGAAIGGMLFAAIITALLLVYIIRNRNNNPRLHDMLFGLSSHGFTPGSFTPHHPHQPSTFPWR; translated from the exons ATGGTGGCCCAACTGCTAGGGCTGGCCTTTTTACTTCTACCATTTCTACCTACCAGCCTGGTCACCTTTACAACTTATG CGGTGCAGATCAATCACAACGGGGAGGTGGTATACCAGGACACCAGTGTGTATGGGGTGGTGGGCAAAGCTGTGATCCTGGAGTGCGGCACCACTTTACCTGACATGTACATATGGAGCTTCACCAAGCCCGGCACTGAAGCTATAAAAGCTGTGGTCTATGATTTGGGGCGAGGGCCGAGGATCCAGAAGCTGGCCGAGACGCTCGGACAGCTGAAGATCATCTCAAACAGTGCAGCTGTGAGCATCGAGAAACTACCTCCGGCTGCACAGGGCCTGTTCACCTGCCAGGCCTTCTATGACATCGAACGAGAGCCCAAAGTCTACTACTACTACGTGCACCTCACTGTCCGAG TTCCGGTCAGTAAACCTTACCTCCTGATGAGTGATGCTTCTCCGGTGGAAGGATCTACAATGTGGATGCGCTGCAATTTGGAAAATGGGACCGGACCGATCCAATATGTGTGGCAGCATGAAACCCGGAGTGGCAACATCTCAGTCTTTGCACAGGGCAACACCAGCGCAATCAACGTGACCGACGTCAACCGTAACCACACTGGCTGGTACCGCTGCGTGGCCACCAACCCCGTCAACAGCGAGAGCTCTAACCGGTTATGGCTGGACACCATCT TTGGTCCAGACATTCCTCAGATAGACGTGACTCCGTACAGTATGACAGAGCGGGGATATTCAGCCCTCGAGCGAGAGACTGTTTCTTTACTCTGTCAAGCCCAGTCCAACCCGGCCAGTCAGTACGTCTGGTTCTACAACAACTCCCAGGTCTACACCGGGCCGCAGTTCACCATCACCAAGATCCTCCGCATGCACACTGGCGACTACGCCTGCTTGGCACAGAACACCTACCTCAACACCCGCTCCAAAAAAACCATCAGCTTGACTGTCTACT ACCCACCCGATGGCCCCCCCTCCTGTTCTGTGCAGCCGGCTCTGAATCACACCTCTCTGAGACTGCTTTGCTCCTGGCCTGGCGGATTCCCCTCCGCCTCCCTCCGCTGGACTGGAGACCTAAAAGGACTGGGACAGGAGGAGGCTGACACAGGGCAGCAAACAAATCCACTGAGCAACACTGCCATCTTGCTGCCGTCTGAAGGCCTGAAGTCCAACAACAGCTTGTTCACATGCATGGGCTCCCACCCCGCACTCAAACAGTCAACTGAGTGCAGCACACGCACAT atGTTCCACCTGCACTGCCAGTGTGTTTTGCCTATGTGACTAACAACCGGCAGTATTTGATGCTGTCCTGCTCCTGGGATGGAGGGGCCCCAAAAGCCTTGGTGTGGTGGGAGGGCCCGGGGGGCCAGGGCAAAGGCGGGCAAGAAAACTCAAACATCCTGATCCTTCGCTACGGCACTGCCCGTAGCGGGAAGCCCTACACCTGCCATGCTAAACATCCACTTCTGGTCCAGACCGAGACCTGTAGGCTCACACTGG AGGCCCCTGTGTTGCTGACACAGCGCAGAGTCGTGTCTGTATACGAGGGGACCGATGTCCAGCTCACCTGCAACCTGAGAGCCAACTATCTTCCCGTCAGTGAAATCACCTGGTTCAACAATCAGGGTGTGGACATCCAAGACACCTTGAAGTACACGCTGCTGCGAACATCTGCATGGGCCAATCTGACTGTGAGAGACACGGATGAGACTCAAGACAGTGGCGAATACAGATGCACCACCTCCAACGCAGTGGGAGGAACTGAAATCAATGTCACTTTAGTGGTCAAGA GGCACCCCATGCCACCCAATGCAACCCTGATCAAAGTGATGTACAACAGCCGGCAGCGTAACGAGGTGGAGCTGGAGTGGCAGGTACAGAACGAGGAACAAGGAGGTTGGACAGGTTTCATCCTGGAGCACAGATTGGTGTCAGAGAGACCAGGaaggagaggcagcagcaaTGGTTCaaaagaggagatggaggagaggattggTCCACAAGTCTGGTACCGTAACATCATCCAGGACCCAGAAGTCAGGAGTCATACAGTAGGGAGACTGACCCCGACCGTTACCTACCAGTTCCGCATCACGCCCATCAACCACCGCACCATCGGACACTCTTCTGCACCAAAGACTCCAG CGGAACCACGCTACAACATGTACCCTGCTGTGATTGGAGCAGCTATAGGCGGGATGCTCTTTGCAGCCATCATCACGGCGCTGCTGCTCGTGTACATTATCCGCAACCGCAACAACAATCCTC GACTACATGACATGCTGTTTGGCTT
- the LOC130183045 gene encoding V-set and immunoglobulin domain-containing protein 10-like 2 isoform X1: protein MVAQLLGLAFLLLPFLPTSLVTFTTYAVQINHNGEVVYQDTSVYGVVGKAVILECGTTLPDMYIWSFTKPGTEAIKAVVYDLGRGPRIQKLAETLGQLKIISNSAAVSIEKLPPAAQGLFTCQAFYDIEREPKVYYYYVHLTVRVPVSKPYLLMSDASPVEGSTMWMRCNLENGTGPIQYVWQHETRSGNISVFAQGNTSAINVTDVNRNHTGWYRCVATNPVNSESSNRLWLDTIFGPDIPQIDVTPYSMTERGYSALERETVSLLCQAQSNPASQYVWFYNNSQVYTGPQFTITKILRMHTGDYACLAQNTYLNTRSKKTISLTVYYPPDGPPSCSVQPALNHTSLRLLCSWPGGFPSASLRWTGDLKGLGQEEADTGQQTNPLSNTAILLPSEGLKSNNSLFTCMGSHPALKQSTECSTRTYVPPALPVCFAYVTNNRQYLMLSCSWDGGAPKALVWWEGPGGQGKGGQENSNILILRYGTARSGKPYTCHAKHPLLVQTETCRLTLEAPVLLTQRRVVSVYEGTDVQLTCNLRANYLPVSEITWFNNQGVDIQDTLKYTLLRTSAWANLTVRDTDETQDSGEYRCTTSNAVGGTEINVTLVVKRHPMPPNATLIKVMYNSRQRNEVELEWQVQNEEQGGWTGFILEHRLVSERPGRRGSSNGSKEEMEERIGPQVWYRNIIQDPEVRSHTVGRLTPTVTYQFRITPINHRTIGHSSAPKTPAEPRYNMYPAVIGAAIGGMLFAAIITALLLVYIIRNRNNNPRLHDMLFGLQHSQSRENINFPEDEVVGGSEGGIEDIGGSSSPGPAMALPRAASPLTTPTSQAPSPGDDNEPVSVTITVKATGS from the exons ATGGTGGCCCAACTGCTAGGGCTGGCCTTTTTACTTCTACCATTTCTACCTACCAGCCTGGTCACCTTTACAACTTATG CGGTGCAGATCAATCACAACGGGGAGGTGGTATACCAGGACACCAGTGTGTATGGGGTGGTGGGCAAAGCTGTGATCCTGGAGTGCGGCACCACTTTACCTGACATGTACATATGGAGCTTCACCAAGCCCGGCACTGAAGCTATAAAAGCTGTGGTCTATGATTTGGGGCGAGGGCCGAGGATCCAGAAGCTGGCCGAGACGCTCGGACAGCTGAAGATCATCTCAAACAGTGCAGCTGTGAGCATCGAGAAACTACCTCCGGCTGCACAGGGCCTGTTCACCTGCCAGGCCTTCTATGACATCGAACGAGAGCCCAAAGTCTACTACTACTACGTGCACCTCACTGTCCGAG TTCCGGTCAGTAAACCTTACCTCCTGATGAGTGATGCTTCTCCGGTGGAAGGATCTACAATGTGGATGCGCTGCAATTTGGAAAATGGGACCGGACCGATCCAATATGTGTGGCAGCATGAAACCCGGAGTGGCAACATCTCAGTCTTTGCACAGGGCAACACCAGCGCAATCAACGTGACCGACGTCAACCGTAACCACACTGGCTGGTACCGCTGCGTGGCCACCAACCCCGTCAACAGCGAGAGCTCTAACCGGTTATGGCTGGACACCATCT TTGGTCCAGACATTCCTCAGATAGACGTGACTCCGTACAGTATGACAGAGCGGGGATATTCAGCCCTCGAGCGAGAGACTGTTTCTTTACTCTGTCAAGCCCAGTCCAACCCGGCCAGTCAGTACGTCTGGTTCTACAACAACTCCCAGGTCTACACCGGGCCGCAGTTCACCATCACCAAGATCCTCCGCATGCACACTGGCGACTACGCCTGCTTGGCACAGAACACCTACCTCAACACCCGCTCCAAAAAAACCATCAGCTTGACTGTCTACT ACCCACCCGATGGCCCCCCCTCCTGTTCTGTGCAGCCGGCTCTGAATCACACCTCTCTGAGACTGCTTTGCTCCTGGCCTGGCGGATTCCCCTCCGCCTCCCTCCGCTGGACTGGAGACCTAAAAGGACTGGGACAGGAGGAGGCTGACACAGGGCAGCAAACAAATCCACTGAGCAACACTGCCATCTTGCTGCCGTCTGAAGGCCTGAAGTCCAACAACAGCTTGTTCACATGCATGGGCTCCCACCCCGCACTCAAACAGTCAACTGAGTGCAGCACACGCACAT atGTTCCACCTGCACTGCCAGTGTGTTTTGCCTATGTGACTAACAACCGGCAGTATTTGATGCTGTCCTGCTCCTGGGATGGAGGGGCCCCAAAAGCCTTGGTGTGGTGGGAGGGCCCGGGGGGCCAGGGCAAAGGCGGGCAAGAAAACTCAAACATCCTGATCCTTCGCTACGGCACTGCCCGTAGCGGGAAGCCCTACACCTGCCATGCTAAACATCCACTTCTGGTCCAGACCGAGACCTGTAGGCTCACACTGG AGGCCCCTGTGTTGCTGACACAGCGCAGAGTCGTGTCTGTATACGAGGGGACCGATGTCCAGCTCACCTGCAACCTGAGAGCCAACTATCTTCCCGTCAGTGAAATCACCTGGTTCAACAATCAGGGTGTGGACATCCAAGACACCTTGAAGTACACGCTGCTGCGAACATCTGCATGGGCCAATCTGACTGTGAGAGACACGGATGAGACTCAAGACAGTGGCGAATACAGATGCACCACCTCCAACGCAGTGGGAGGAACTGAAATCAATGTCACTTTAGTGGTCAAGA GGCACCCCATGCCACCCAATGCAACCCTGATCAAAGTGATGTACAACAGCCGGCAGCGTAACGAGGTGGAGCTGGAGTGGCAGGTACAGAACGAGGAACAAGGAGGTTGGACAGGTTTCATCCTGGAGCACAGATTGGTGTCAGAGAGACCAGGaaggagaggcagcagcaaTGGTTCaaaagaggagatggaggagaggattggTCCACAAGTCTGGTACCGTAACATCATCCAGGACCCAGAAGTCAGGAGTCATACAGTAGGGAGACTGACCCCGACCGTTACCTACCAGTTCCGCATCACGCCCATCAACCACCGCACCATCGGACACTCTTCTGCACCAAAGACTCCAG CGGAACCACGCTACAACATGTACCCTGCTGTGATTGGAGCAGCTATAGGCGGGATGCTCTTTGCAGCCATCATCACGGCGCTGCTGCTCGTGTACATTATCCGCAACCGCAACAACAATCCTC GACTACATGACATGCTGTTTGGCTT GCAGCACAGCCAGTCGAGGGAAAATATCAacttcccagaggatgaagtgGTAGGAGGGTCAGAGGGAGGAATAGAGGATATTGGTGGATCATCCAGCCCAG